Within Spinacia oleracea cultivar Varoflay chromosome 4, BTI_SOV_V1, whole genome shotgun sequence, the genomic segment tttgactttctagaactcattccaatccatttatgcatatttaaggctcattgtgtcgttataggtcatatttaggctaaagtgctattttcgctcccaactttgaacttaagaacctaatgactcattttaaacttattatatgataaatatgcttagttttaagtttctaagacttattctaatctatttatgcacatttaatgcttgttttatcgttataggtcatatttaggctaaaatgaggcattttcgctcctaactttaaaataaagaacctaagcacgcattttaaacttaatacatgtttaatatgcataattttaactttataagactcgttccaatccatttatgcatatttaaggctcattgtgtcgttttaggtcatatttaggctaaaatgacattttcgctcccaactttgaacttaagaacctaaggactcatttttaaattattatatgattaataagcttagttttgagtttctaggacttattctaatctacttatacccatttaatgcttgtttgatcgttataggtcatatctaggctaaaataaggcattttcgctcccaactttaaaataaagaacataaggactcatttaaaacttattacatgtttaatatgcataattttaacgatctaagactcgttccaatctatttatgcacctataggctcattgggtcgttataggtcatatttaggctaaaatgacattttcgctcccaactttgaactaaagaacttaaggactcattttagactattaggacattgtcattagtttcttgaatgttaaaatgtgatatttaatttgtatttaatctaatgtttaatttaaatttctgtttttgtaaaggtctacactccgaggattgcgccttatgcgaggaatttgatgtggttcgtgagcaatgggctaagttttttaccaacaagtatttattattggctttagcgcgcttgatcgagttggtttagttgttatagaataaattttatattaaaatgtatgtttatgttgaaattggaacatatatttaaatgtaatatgtgcactttggttttgggatatatagtatacaaaactccagttgttgtttttatatttgttatacaggttgcgttattctattattgttttgacaggtttctatatttggtgcaaggcactctaggtatccctaaacaaaattagaattttcccgccaaaagtgcttttttgcagcgtacatatatgttgtacgctgcaacaagggaaaaaaatttcgcaaaaattcagacttgttgcagcgtacaaataaatgtacgctgcaaaaaattgagtaattcagacttgttgcagcgtacaaataaatgtacgctgcaaaaagttgggtctgttgcagcgggcttttatatgtacgctgcaacaagtccaaaattttgccaattttttggcacttgttgcagcgtacatctaaaagcccgctgcaacaaatcactttttgcagcgaacattgtacgctgcaacaagttcagacttgttgcaggccccccagttgcagcatacgatgtacgctgcaacaggggtctaaaagcccgctgcaataagggttttttctactagtgagttactattttgacaatatagtaactatttattaaatatagttactattttgaaaatatagaaactcttattaaaatatagttaatattttgacaatatagtaattctttataaagtatagtaactctttataaaatatagttactattttgtggaactatatatattcattattgtttttcaGGTTTTTCCTTCTTCAAGACACAGGTTATGCTTGTGGCACTTGAGTAAAAATGCAAACAGTAGGTTTGGTTTATTGAAGTCTgataaaaacttcaaaaacgCATTCTACAAGTGTTTAAGTGGGTGTATAACACcaaatgattttgaagaaacttgGAAATCTATGATCAACACTTTTAAGCTGGAAAAAGATGACTGGTTCAACAGATTGTATGGTCTTAAAGAAAAATGGTGTACagctttaagtaaagattttttttctgCCGGTATACTTTCTTCACAAAGAAGTGAAAGTACAAACCATGTTGTTGGTTTTAAAGCAAATAAAAGTACAACATTAACAGAGTTCTATAGTATTTTTCAAGCTACAATAAATCGATGGAGAAAAACCGAAGAAAAAGACGACTTTGACTGTACAAGGGGAATACCAACTTCAGAGCTAAGTATGAGTGTTATATTAAAACAGGCAGCAAATGTATACACGATAACACTTtttcgtgattttgaagaaGAGTTCAAGCTTTCTGTGGCAAGTAGTACAATGTTCAAGGGAAGTGTAGGAAGAACAGTGTTTTTTGAAGTGTGGATAGAAGGAATAACAGGTAAAAAAACTATAAatctttatttaatatttagagTAGATGTTCTTTTGAATAATATTACATTATATGTAAATAATCTAACAGGATCAAGGCAAGAAGTTCAATACAAAATGGAAGATTCAACCGTCACTTGCGCATGCAAAAACTTTGAAGAATCTGGATGGTTGTGCTTCCATTGTTTAAGAATATTGCATTTACATTCAATCAATACAATTCCAGATCGTTACATAACAACAAGATGGACTAGATATGCAAAGAAACAGATATGGGAAAGGGTTGATACAATAAAAAGGGAGAAAGGTGAAATCAACAATTTTACTGGTTGGAGATTACATATGATCAGAAGGtaattttttcaatatacatTAGTTCATTTTCATATATTTACAATTACAGTTGATATTTTACTTAACACTTAAACTCTATACCACAGATACTATAACTTAATTTTGAAAGGGCATAAGATAGCAAAGGCCAGAAAATTTATCGAGGAGAAGTTTAAAATGGATAATAAAGCAGttgatgaaatcataaaaaaggaagaagaaaggaaggcaaaagaagaagcTGCAAAGATAGCAGAACAAGAAAAGGCAAAAGCTGAAGCACAACGAGAAACACAAGACGGGGAATCAACTAATTCTGAAATAACAATTGTGCTTGATCCTGATCGTGCTAATACTAAAGGAAAGAGTAAGAAGAGAATAAAGGGTCAATATGACAATTACAAGCAGCCatcaaagaaaggaaaaaagaaacacaaagaaTTTGGATCCAAGACACCCAATATTCAATTATTTACAcctaaagaacaactattttagtGATGTTCTTGTTTTATTATCATATACAGTTACTTCAACATTTTTAAACAAATTTATTGAGTGTTTATACTATAGTTCTCCTTTACAATACATAGTTACTATACATTcagtatagtaactctttataaacacacaatttttatttatagtaactcgttataaaatagttactattttgacaatatagtatctcttaatacaatatagttactattctgaaaatatagtaactctttataaaatatagttactattttgacaatatagtaactcttaataaaatatagttactattctgataatatagtaactctttataaaatatacttactttttttacaatatagtaactttttataaaatatagttactatttaaaaaatatagtaactcttagaacaatatagtaactctaaaCGTTTTTTATGCAATCAAAATgacttatagtaactatatgttactcaaaaataaaataccataaaaaagagagtaattGTATCTTATTAAAGATAACTATATCTgtaagatagtaactatttgaATTTATACACAAAATTATTCACTTTTTATATATACCAACTCTTCACATTTAGTGGTCACCCTTCtttacatatagtaactctatataaaatatagttactattttgataaTATAGTAACTTTCGTTATGCAATCATATGACTTACAAATTtataagagtaactatatttgaAGAAAGGTaactatttcattcaaatagaaactatatttaaaataagtaaattgaACAATATGACACAAATACTGCAAAAGTTATAATTACTCTCATATATCAAACAATTAAAAATCAttgagagtaactatatcaaacttAGAATTAATTGTACATTCTAAGTAGTAATTCGACTACATACAAacacaaaaaattaaattgttttttcaGCAATAATTATTAACCACGTGAAGCACCTCGTCCACGTGCCTTCCCGCGTCTGCCTCCTCAGGTGCGTCTCCCGCCTTTGCCACGTCCTTTCCCTTCAACATTGACATCTGTCTCAGCTTCATCTTCTGTTTCAACATGTTTGGATTTCCTTCCTGAACTATTTCTTgcaacaatttcaatttttgaagcatcattcatgtatttcttcgTCAACTCTTCCCTTTGTTTAATTAGGGCATCCAAAACATCTTGTTTCCTGTATTTCCTGAATGCAACCATTCGTTTCAGATATTCATCTCTGTAACAATTCAAATCTGACAACACAATGGTGCCACAAATACAAGCCCTGAGAAACTTCCTGAAATCTTCCTGCAAATATTTGAACAGTAACTATTAGAataaaaacagtaactatgataacaaaacaataactataaagaatgaaaagaaaaatatgaataacattaattatttttaacacAAAAACTTACATCTTCCAAGGGATCAAAGTCAAAAATCCCAACACCATCTTGTACCGTTTCAACACCATGAAAAACCATCATTAACATCATCAAATAGACACAACAGTCTTTGTCATAAGCACCTCGCTTCCAATTACCACCGACCGGGATAAATTTGAAGCTTTTAATAtcttcatgatgaatgttatccATATTTTTCAGTAGTTTTTCCAATGAAGAACACTGTACAAAACATATAGTAGGTATTatcaacatatagtaacctttgaaatcatatagtaactattaccaacatatagtaagaattaaaatcatatagtaactattaaaatcatatagtaactattaccaGTTGGttaaaaatcatatagtaactattaaaatcatatagtaaccattaaaatcatagagtaactattaaaatcatatagtaactattagaaTCATATAGGaaccattaaaatcatatagtaaccattaccaacatatagtaatctttggaatcatatagtaactattttataacgatagtaactattttaaaaacatagttactgttttaaacaaaTAGTAACCTTGTCAAAAATATAGTTCCTCTAAAAAATAAAGACTAatataaaggtaactataaCATTTATAGAGTaactacaacaacaaaaaaggtaactataaaaaaaacttaCCAAGACAGAATAAGCTTTCTTCCTTTGTTCCATCTCTTTTGGTTCCAGAAGCATATTATCAAAGAAATAGACACTTTTGTCTTTCATACTAATGACAAACAGGTAATAATGCTTCGGGTCTTCAATTAgaacaggagcaaaaatctatataaaaaagaaaaacaacagaTTACAACTACAAGAAAGGAgacaaaaaaaaagataatatggttatataaagaaaatataaatcatacCATATTAAAATCTTTCAACGATTGAACTCCATTTACATCTTTCACACCATAATTAAGACAAACACACAATTCAGACAAGATTTTTTCATTGCCTGGTTTCTCAATCAAATCAGCAACATATTTCTGCAAATcaatattaaaagaaaaattaaacaaaggccaaaaaaattcaaaataattaacattttatattattaaaaatataacttaCACAATATGTGCCACCTAAAAACAGCTTCTGAGGAGAACCAGCAGGATTCCTTTCATTTTCATTCAATAAAAAAGCCCAAGCTTCAATATGAATCAAAAGAATATCAAATGTGGAAGGAAGGGTCCACATGTCATCTCTTCCTACCGCAATAAAATGATTGTATTCTATAACTTAATCactgaaaaacataaaaaagaaacaataaATATGTCAGAAGAATTATAAaggttactataataaataaaaggtaacaATAGAATATAAAAGGTAAATAAAGTAAACAAAAGGATACTATAGTAtacaaatagtaactatattatatgaaaggtTACTATAAAGTTAGGGCAACAACTTCACTTTtaagaaaggtaactatattatatgaaaggtaactatattatatgaagggttactataaataataaaaagtaactatattatatgaaaggtaactacattatatgaaaggtaactatattatatgaaaggtaactataatatatgaaaggtaactataatatatgaatggtaactatattatttgaaaggtaactataaatTATTAAATGAGAAAACTTCTACTTACTCAGTCAAAATACCCTCTCCATCAGTCAGAGCAGCAAAGTCCACAGCTTCTTGAACAAATGCTGGAAGATGCCTCATTAAATCTTCAAATGCTATCATAAACGGAGACATAAACATCACATTTTCCTGTATGCCATAGACACTGACATTCACTCTTGATACAGCATGGTTGTTAATGATGCATTTTTGAAATCCAGCCCACACGCGCTCATATTCTTCTatttcttcatcatcatcctccgtAATTTCTTTATCTTTGCTTTTCAAAGAATCAAGAACTGCATTTATTTGAGTGTCAGGATCAACTTCTCGAATAATTGCTTCGGTAGATGTTGTTGCATCAACAACAGCAGCTGTAACAACTGCAGGCTCAGTTGGAACAACGGCAGAAGGTTGAGGGGCAGCAGTAACAACTGGATTGTTACTTGAACCAAAAATGTCATCCAAACCATTTGGTAGATTCTTCACCAACTGATGAatctccaccaactcatcaaccATCTTTTGATAAGTGGAATTTTCCAAAATATCATCGCCATGGTTCTGCGAAGGCATTGAAGCCTTTAATTTGAACAGCTCTTCAGCATGGATGGCTGAAACTACATCCAGATCTCTCTTCATCAACAACCACTGACCATGAAAATCCTAATAACAAAATACATAAATTTAAATATGGAACATAATATGAAAATTTaactaaaaatacaaaaatattatAAGAAAAGGTATCTATAGTATATAAAGATAACTGTATAAAAGTTaactatagtatatgaaaagtaactatagaatataaaagataactatagaaaataaaagataactatagtaaataaaaggtaactatagtatataaaaaATATCTATAGTATACACAAGATAACTATAGtacataaaacatatagtaactatttataccatatagtaactgtttaaaacatatagttactatttgttAAAACAAAGTAATGGTAACATAGTGTATgaaagataactatagtacataaaagataactatagaatataaaagataactatatatACCTACATTTACTAAACCAAAGATAATGATAACAATAgtgtataaaagataactatagcatataaaaaataactatactatatattgacaaatatatcaataataaaataaacttaCATCAGTGGCTTTAGAGAAAATTTCTTCATCTGTAGGATGAGAATTAGGGATTTCAAACTGAAGAATCCTAGGACGCCGACTTGGAATTCGACGCCCAACATAGGGCTGTTCAGCTCTTCCCCCACTGCTGCCTGCTTCATTTTCTTTCGAAATAGATTTGATTTGGGTCAAATCTATTTGACCATCAACAAAAACAAACTTTTTGGTAATTGGATACTTCCCCTTCTCCAATATACCAGAACCATATAATGCACTCATATTGGCATTTTCAGCATGAATCCGATCGGTTACCATCTTCGATGTCCAATGCTGAATAAGAGGTAATTGATCAGGAATACCACTGGAATTCCTAAACTTAATCCTCTGAAAATACACAAGTTGCAAAAACACAACACATCCTCCAAATGTCTTTTGATCTTTGCCTTTCAATAAACTATTTTTAAATTTCACTGTTTCCTCACATAATACGTCAAGAACGTATTTACACCAATTGTATTTGGAAATCATTTTAGGATCTTCCAAAGCCTTAGCCAATCTCAAATCTACAGTCCTATTGGCTGTTGGAGTAAAAAATGTAGATAAAGcaacaaaaacaaataattgtTTAAACAGATCACCACCATCTGTCAACAATTTAATCTTGTCCTCAAGCAACCTTATAGGAATTTGAGCATTGACCTCTTCAAAACCGAACTCTTTTCTCCACTTGATCTTCAAATCAAAATCAGGATTAGTGGAATTGCGCCCACGTTTAACCCCTTCAACCTCCAGCTCAGAAAGGGGGAGCATAAACAAATCGTACACATCATAATCAGTGATTTCAAATTGCTTGGAATCACTGATTGTAAACAGAGAACTCACACCATCAAAGCACTTGATGCACCAGTACATCATCTGAGTGTTTTTTCAACTTAATTGAAGGCCTAACAATCCTCCAAACCCTATCTCTTGAACAGCTGCCTTTTGATCAGGAGAGaagtctttaattaatttacacaaTGATCCTCCTGAACATTGTGTATcaaaattaaacctgaaaaaaatgaataatgaaagtaaGTCAGTTTTatatatcatatagtaactatttagaacacatagtaactgtttaaaacatgTAGTAACTATtagaaacatatagttactatttagaaaatatagtaactgtttaaaacataaagtaacctttcaaataatatagtaactatactaCACATAGTACACATAGAACCTATTTATAACATATAGTAATTATTTAGaagatatagtaactgtttaaaacataaagtaactatttagaacatatagtaacctttgatATAGTCAATATTGTAAACATAGTACACATAGAACCTATTTAGaagatatagtaactgtttaaaacatatagtaacctttaaagtcatatagtaactattgtaaacatagtacacatagaacctatttagaacatatttcaaaacatatagtaactatttaaaacatatagtaacctttggaatcatatagtaactatttaaaacatgtagtaacctttggaatcatatagtaactgtttacaacatatagtaacctttggaatcatatagtaactgtttacaacatatagtaactatttaaaaaaatatagtaactatttagaacatagtaactattttgaacatatagtaactatttagaacaaTTAACTAAATTAAACTAACACTTACACGATAGGCAGGCCATCAGCGCCAACTTCTTTCAAAACTTGTGAATGAAGTTGATGAGATTCAGGCTGTGGAACGTCAACCAGAGAAGAATTTTGTAAAACTAGTTGATTAGTTTGTTCTTCTTCAATTGGTTCTTTTTCAGATACAAGCGCAATTGCTTTTGATTTCGGACTGCCagcctttttgttcttctttatAGACACAGATTCCTTAGCAACTGAAACAAAAcaattataaaacaaaatattactatatagtaaccattacaaTCACAtagtaaccaataaaatcatatagtaacctttcaaataatataataaatacatAAACATAGAGTATCCATTTAAAtcagatagtaactatttattagacatagtaactgtttaattttataataacatttaagaaagatagtaactatttataacacatagttactgttttaaagttatatttactttctaaaaacgatagtaactatttataacacatagttcctattttaaagtttatttactttctaaaaacacagtaactatttataacacatatttactattttaaagttatatttactttctaaaaaagatagtaactaattataacacatagttactattttaaagttaatttactttctaaaaagacagtaactattttaaaaacatagttactgttttagaaatatagtaaccttttaaaaatataattactcTAAAAAACTACGAACAAACCAGTCACTAATAAAAACACTTAAAAACTTcgtaacataaaataaaaagtaactatatctttgaaacagtaacttcaaacaaaaaccacaaacatttcaataattcaaaatcaaacaaaaaataagttcgaaTTACTAGAAATTTCTTCAGAAACAgcaaataaaaggtaactatatctttGAAACAGTAACTGCATGAAACACTAAACCTAATTTCAGcaaaaaccacaaacatttcaataattcaaatcaaacaaaaaataagttcgaattaacaggaatttcttcagaaactgcaaataaaaggtaactatatctttGAAACAGTAACTGCATAAAACACTAAACCTAATTTCAGcaaaaaccacaaacatttcaataattcaaaatcaaacaaaaaataagttcgaaTTACCAGGAATTTCTTCAGAAACAGCATTTGGCCTTCTTCCTCGCCTTCGAGGAGCTTCAAAAGCCATTTCAGCGACAGAATTGTCGAATTCAAGTTTCTTCGCTGCCGGATTCTTCGGTGCCGCTTTCTTCACcattttttagaaaaaagaaGATCGGAAGAGTAATTTGATGCAAATGGATGAAAATAATcactgaaattaaatttgaaatggagagagaaattcAGAGAGAAGTTGGGAAGcagtttagagagagaagttgagtGAGAAGTTCAAAAGCCgggaaaaaggaaataaaaaaaaaacatatatataatTAGGAAAGCACGTGACAGTTACAAGCAACTTCTCGCACGCAACAACGCAAAGACTATAATACCCTGGTCCatagcatggaccaggtttaCTATAGTGTAAATAAACAAAGAGATAATGGAGAAGAGAGATGCCATTTATGTTTTGAGACAATTGTTGTCGACCTTTTGTTCTTTGATTTTTTCTAACAAGGCAAATTGAAACTTCAATTGATTTTGGGCCCAGCCCAAGCTCCTCTAATTTGTTGCAGTACAAAAGACTCAACAATTACAAGAggtatacaataaatattgtacactaaagtaaaagttgactcaaaatacaTTAAACTTACCCTTATataagtaaaagttatctattttttcttgataaacttttttcattttaataaaaaaaattcttcaaaatcattaatgtataaaaattaatcatttaaccttttaaaatgttaatctatcaaaacaaatttcataatataaaagttaaccaaaacatagtaaaagttacaaaaaaaaactaggtaaaagtta encodes:
- the LOC130472159 gene encoding protein FAR1-RELATED SEQUENCE 9-like, translated to MINTFKLEKDDWFNRLYGLKEKWCTALSKDFFSAGILSSQRSESTNHVVGFKANKSTTLTEFYSIFQATINRWRKTEEKDDFDCTRGIPTSELSMSVILKQAANVYTITLFRDFEEEFKLSVASSTMFKGSVGRTVFFEVWIEGITGSRQEVQYKMEDSTVTCACKNFEESGWLCFHCLRILHLHSINTIPDRYITTRWTRYAKKQIWERVDTIKREKGEINNFTGWRLHMIRRYYNLILKGHKIAKARKFIEEKFKMDNKAVDEIIKKEEERKAKEEAAKIAEQEKAKAEAQRETQDGESTNSEITIVLDPDRANTKGKSKKRIKGQYDNYKQPSKKGKKKHKEFGSKTPNIQLFTPKEQLF
- the LOC130459883 gene encoding uncharacterized protein, translating into MAFEAPRRRGRRPNAVSEEIPVAKESVSIKKNKKAGSPKSKAIALVSEKEPIEEEQTNQLVLQNSSLVDVPQPESHQLHSQVLKEVGADGLPIVFNFDTQCSGGSLCKLIKDFSPDQKAAVQEIGFGGLLGLQLS